The genomic segment TGCGGTCCAGCGCGGCAATCACGTCGTTGAGGGTCTTCTTGGCAAGAATCTTCGCGACCTGCTCGCGGTACGTCTCGACCAGCGACACCCCCTCGGTGATCACGTCCACCGCCCGCCACCCCTTCGGGCGCTTCTCCATCACGTAGTCGATCGCCGCGGTGTCCTCGCCGGAGTTGACCTTGGTGTGCACCACGGTCTTGCCGCCCTGCACGTCCTCGCCGGTGACCTCGCTGCGGATGCGATCGACGTCGGTGCTCTTGCCCTGGCGCATCTTCGCCAGGTAGTTCGCCTCCATCGCTCCCTTCAGCGCGGCGGTGTAGCGGCTGCGATCGGCGGGCTTGATCTCGTCCCACTTCTTGCCCAGCGTCGACCTGGCGAGCGCGTCGAAGTCGATCAGCTCGCTCACCGCCTTGCGCGCCTGCTCGCGGGCCCGTGTGCGCGCCTGCCCTTCGGACTTGAACCAGGTGCTGAGCGCCGACCGCACCTTGTCCTGCGTTCTCTGTACGGCCGCGCTGGCGGAGCCGGGGGGCACGGCGGCGACGATGAGGGCGATGGCGAGCGACGTCACGATGGCCTCCTCCGACCTTCGACGGGCTCCAAATCTAAACCTTCAATGCCTGGCTCAGGGTCCGAGCGGAGCCCCGACCGCCTTTTCCAGCGCTGCCCAGGCGAGTTGCGCGTCGTAGAGCGCCTTCAGCCGCTCGCCGTCGGCGCGCGTGTAGAGCAGCGTTCCTTCGAGAAGCTCCCGGGCGTCCCCTAGTCCCGAGTCGAAGGCGACTCCGGCCTGCGTCGAGAGTTGCTTTCCGATGTCCGTCTCCTTCGAGTACCGCTGCACGCGGACGCGCGCTTCCGCCAGGTCGCCGAAGGCCTGTTGCATCTCGAGGCGCACGAGCTGCTGCGATCCCAACTGCATCGCGACCGCCTCCTGCAGATCGGCTTGCGCCTGGCGGAGGCGGGCGAGCTTCTGCGGCACGTCGAAGGTGCCCTGCATACCTAGCGCGATGTAACCCGATGACTCGTGGTACGGGTTGTAGACGAATGGCGACGACGGATTGCTCGCGTTGGTCGTCTCGGTGAGCCGGAACCCGCCCACCAAGCCAACGTCCGGCCACATCCGCGCCTTTTCAAGGTCGACGAGAGCCTGCCGCGCCCCGACGCCCTCGTTCGCGGCGCGCGTCTCCGGGCGCTGTTGCAGCGCGCGGCGCAGAAGCTCGTCCGGATTCGGAGTCTGCGGAGCGTCGGGAAGATCCTGCTGCGCGATGGCCAGTTCTTCCGCCGGCTGTGCGCCGACCAGTAGCCGCAGCCCCGTCAGCGCCAAGTCGCGGTTCTTCAACGCCGAGGCGTGCTGCGCCTCGATCTCCTCAGCGAGGTAATCAAGCTTCATGGCATCGGCGCGACTGATCTGCTCGCTCTTCGCCGCCAGCAGCTTCTGCGCCGTCTTCTGCGCGTCCTTGACCCGGTCGCGGACCTTCTGGACCGCCGTGTCCGCGTTGCGCGCGGTCTGGTAACCCCAGTACGCGCGCGCGACGTCGTAGACGGACTGGTCGCGCGCCCGCTGCACCAGCGCTTCGTTGGCGTTGACGAGGTGGCCCGCCGCCGACTTGCCCGCGGTCCACTTCCCGAATGTCCAGAGCGGCAGGATGGCCTGCACCTCCGCGTGCGCCGTGATGCCCTGCTCGCCGTGGAACCAGCCGCCAGTGCTGCCCGGGGTCAGGTTGCCGGGATCAGTTGCGTTGTCCGAGTCGCGGGCGAGCCGCCGCTCCGGCGTGGGACCGGCGACGTACGCCGTGGTCTGGAAGTTGGGAAAGAACGCCCAAGCCGCTTCGTCGCGCTTCCCCCGCGCGTTCTCCAGCTGCGCCACGGCCTGCATCGCGCGGGGATCGTTCTTGCGCGCGCGCTCCTGGAGCTCGCGCAGCGTCAGCCCCCTGGGAGCCGCTGCCTGCGCGACCAGCAGGACCATGAGCGAGATCATCTACTCGTTCGTGTAGTCCGAGCCGAGGTAGTTGATCAACTCTTCGCCCACCAGGTATCGCAGGTTGTTCTCTAGCCGGACCTTCTGCACGAAGAGATCGTGCTCGGGGTACACGCTCGCGGCGTGCTGCGGGCTCTTGAAGTAGAAGCTGAGCCACTCCTGGATGCCCTTCATCCCGGCGCGGGCGGCCAGGTCACCGAAGAGAGCGAGGTCGAGCACGATGGGCGCCGCGAGAATCGAGTCGCGGCAGAGGAAGTTCACCTTGATCTGCATCGGGTAGCCCATCCACCCGACGATGTCGATGTTGTCCCAGCCCTCTTTGTTGTCGCCGCGCGGCTTGTAGTAATGGATCGACACCTTGTGTTGCAGGTCCTTGTAGAGCTCCGGGTAGCGCTCCGGCTCGAGGATCTGCTCCAGCACGGAGAGCTTCGAGACTTCCTTGGTCTTGAAGTTCGCCGGATCGTCCAGCACCTCGCCGTCGCGATTGCCGAGGATGTTGGTCGAGAACCAACCCTCCATCCCCAGCATGCGCGCCTTGAGACCCGGGGCGATGATGGTCTTCATCAGCGTCTGACCGGTCTTGAAGTCCTTGCCGCCGACGGCGACTCCGCGCTTCTCGGCCAGCTCGACCAGGGCGGGAAAGTCGCAGGACATGTTCGGGGCGCCGTTCAGGTACGGCACGCCAGCCGAGATCGCCGCGTACGCATAGATCTGCGACGGGTAGATGTTCGGATGGTCCGCGTCCAGCGCCTTCTCGAACGCGGCGATGCTCTGATGCTCGGATCCGGCCTCCTGGTACGCCTCGGTCGACGCGCACCACACCATCACCGCGCGGGTGCACTTGTTCTTGTCCATGAAGCCGCGGATGTCCTGGATGAGCTGGTTCGCGAGCTCGCGCTTCGTGCCGCGCTTGACGTTCGCGCCTTCCAGCCGCTTCACCACGTTCTTGTCGAACACCGCCGGCATGGGCCGGATCTTCGAAAGCGTCGGCTGCAGTTGCGCGAGATGCTCGGGCGAGAGCACCTTCGCCTTCACCGCCGCCGTGTACGCGTCGTCCGGAATCGGGTCCCAGCCGCCGAACACCAGATCCTGCAGGCGCGCGAGCGGGACCAGGTCCTTGATCATCGCCCAGCGCTTCTCGCTGCGCTTGCCGAGGCGGACGTGCGCCATCTGGGTCAGCGA from the Deltaproteobacteria bacterium genome contains:
- a CDS encoding inositol-3-phosphate synthase; the protein is MDQFKSKVAPADGKLAVLLPGMGAVATTFIAGVEAVKAGLGKPIGSLTQMAHVRLGKRSEKRWAMIKDLVPLARLQDLVFGGWDPIPDDAYTAAVKAKVLSPEHLAQLQPTLSKIRPMPAVFDKNVVKRLEGANVKRGTKRELANQLIQDIRGFMDKNKCTRAVMVWCASTEAYQEAGSEHQSIAAFEKALDADHPNIYPSQIYAYAAISAGVPYLNGAPNMSCDFPALVELAEKRGVAVGGKDFKTGQTLMKTIIAPGLKARMLGMEGWFSTNILGNRDGEVLDDPANFKTKEVSKLSVLEQILEPERYPELYKDLQHKVSIHYYKPRGDNKEGWDNIDIVGWMGYPMQIKVNFLCRDSILAAPIVLDLALFGDLAARAGMKGIQEWLSFYFKSPQHAASVYPEHDLFVQKVRLENNLRYLVGEELINYLGSDYTNE
- a CDS encoding ABC transporter substrate-binding protein, with the translated sequence MVTSLAIALIVAAVPPGSASAAVQRTQDKVRSALSTWFKSEGQARTRAREQARKAVSELIDFDALARSTLGKKWDEIKPADRSRYTAALKGAMEANYLAKMRQGKSTDVDRIRSEVTGEDVQGGKTVVHTKVNSGEDTAAIDYVMEKRPKGWRAVDVITEGVSLVETYREQVAKILAKKTLNDVIAALDRKRKALEAEETKPASG
- a CDS encoding TolC family protein, producing the protein MISLMVLLVAQAAAPRGLTLRELQERARKNDPRAMQAVAQLENARGKRDEAAWAFFPNFQTTAYVAGPTPERRLARDSDNATDPGNLTPGSTGGWFHGEQGITAHAEVQAILPLWTFGKWTAGKSAAGHLVNANEALVQRARDQSVYDVARAYWGYQTARNADTAVQKVRDRVKDAQKTAQKLLAAKSEQISRADAMKLDYLAEEIEAQHASALKNRDLALTGLRLLVGAQPAEELAIAQQDLPDAPQTPNPDELLRRALQQRPETRAANEGVGARQALVDLEKARMWPDVGLVGGFRLTETTNASNPSSPFVYNPYHESSGYIALGMQGTFDVPQKLARLRQAQADLQEAVAMQLGSQQLVRLEMQQAFGDLAEARVRVQRYSKETDIGKQLSTQAGVAFDSGLGDARELLEGTLLYTRADGERLKALYDAQLAWAALEKAVGAPLGP